TCCAGGACCAGGATTTGGAGGTTCCTGTTTTCCGAAAGATGTCAAAGCTCTTGTACAACATGGAAGATCTATAAGTTCTCCTTTTAAAATTTTAGAGGCAGTTCTTGAAGTTAATGAAAGACAAAAATTAAGAGCAATTGAAAAGTTGGAAACCTATTTAGGGGATCTTTCTGGAAAAACTATAGCTATCTTTGGTCTATCTTTTAAACCAAATACCAGCGATGTTAGAGAAAGTCCTGCTTTAGTGATAGTACCTACATTGATCAAAAAAGGAGCTAAAGTTAAAGTTTATGATCCTGTAGCAATGGATGAATTTAAAAAAGCTGTAGGCGATTCAAATATTGAATATTCAAGCAATCCTTTAGAATGTGCCAAAGACTCAGATGCTATAGTAATCCTTACAGAATGGAATGAATTTCGTTTCCTTGATTTATCTCAAATTAAAAAGGTTATGAGAACTCCGGTTCTTATAGATATGAGAAACATATACGAACCTTCTATAGTAAAAAAACTTGGTTTTAGTTATTCTGGAATAGGAAGAGCTTAAAATTCTTGTAAAAAGGGATTATTTTCTTTTTCTTCTCCTATAGTTGAAGTTGGTTTAGGTCCATAATCGTGTCCTGGATAAATTTTGGTATCATCAGGAAGAATTAGAAGTTTCTTCTGAATTGATTCTATCATCTGAAAATAATTTCCTCCAGGAAGATCTGCTCTTCCTACAGCTTCTACAAAAAGGGTATCTCCTGTAAAAAGAACTTTATGTTTTTCATTATAAAAACAACTTGAACCAGGAGAATGCCCAGGTGTATGAATTACTTTTAAATACTCATTACCAAATTCAATTGCCTCTCCCTCTTCAAATACTTTATCTGCTCTTGGATTCTCAGTAAAACCCCAAGATTTAAACATAGAAAAATTGGTAGGATCTTTAAAAAACTCTTCATCTAATTTATGGACTAAATACGGAGCTTTTAACGCTTTCCTTAAATATTCAACTCCAGCTACATGATCAGCATGAGCATGAGTCCCCAAAATAGCTACTATTTTTATATCAAGCTCTTTAACCTTTTCAAGAATTCTTGGATCTGCATCTCCTGGATCAATAATTATTCCCTCTTTAGTTTCTGGAGAATATACTATATAGCAGCAAACTTCTAAAGGCCCAACTATTAATCTTTCTATTTTCATCTTTTCCTCTTCTGAGATAATTTTTCTAAAATCTCTTTCACTGCGGATTCAATATTTAAATTATCAGTATCTATTCTAAAATGAGAAAATTTTTCATATAGAGGCATTCTTTCTTTTAAAATCTCAAAGATTTCTTTTTCTAAATCTAAATTTTTAAGAGCTGGTCTTTGAAAAGAAGTTTTTTCATCTTCTTTTATTCTTTTTATTATAACTTCAGGTGAAGAATATAACCATACTACTAAGCTATTTTCTAAAAGATTTTCCATTTCTTCTTGATGAAGCACACTTCCTCCTCCCAAAGCAATTACTATTTCTTTTAATTCTTCAAGTTTTTTCATTTCTTCTTTTTCTATTTTTCTAAAATAGCTCCAACCTTTTTCTTCTACTATTTCTTTTATAGTTTTACCTAATTTTTTTTGAATTTCTTCATCAAGATCTAAAAATTTCCACTCTAAAACTTCTGCTATTTTTTTTCCGATAGTAGTCTTTCCTACACATCTAAAACCAATTAATATAATCTTATCCATAAAGCTTTTCTATATATTTCCAAAATTCTGGAAAAGACTTAACTACACATTCAGGATTTTCTATTTTAATACCCTCTTTTTTTAATCCTAAAATAGCAAAAGACATAGCAATACGATGATCATCATAGGTATTAATAATCGCGGATTTAAATTCTTTAGTCCCTTCAATTATAGCTCCATCTGGTAATTCTTCTACTTTAACTCCAAGTTTTCTCAATTCTGTAACCATAGCCTTGATTCGATCAGTTTCTTTATAACGTAGATGCGGAGCTCCTTTAAGAACTGTTTTCCCTTCTGCAACAGCTCCTAAAATGCATAAAGTAGGAAAAAGATCTGGGGTATCGCTAAGATCTATCTCAATCCCTTGAGGTATTCCTTCAAAACTTACTTTTACTCCTAAGGGATTTAAAATTTCAATTTTTGCTCCCATTTTTTTTATATATTCTAAAAACTTTACATCTCCTTGTTTAGAAAAGGGGTTATAATTTTCGATTATTATTTCTCCTCTTCCTAA
The window above is part of the Thermodesulfobacterium geofontis OPF15 genome. Proteins encoded here:
- a CDS encoding MBL fold metallo-hydrolase, whose product is MKIERLIVGPLEVCCYIVYSPETKEGIIIDPGDADPRILEKVKELDIKIVAILGTHAHADHVAGVEYLRKALKAPYLVHKLDEEFFKDPTNFSMFKSWGFTENPRADKVFEEGEAIEFGNEYLKVIHTPGHSPGSSCFYNEKHKVLFTGDTLFVEAVGRADLPGGNYFQMIESIQKKLLILPDDTKIYPGHDYGPKPTSTIGEEKENNPFLQEF
- a CDS encoding shikimate kinase, translated to MDKIILIGFRCVGKTTIGKKIAEVLEWKFLDLDEEIQKKLGKTIKEIVEEKGWSYFRKIEKEEMKKLEELKEIVIALGGGSVLHQEEMENLLENSLVVWLYSSPEVIIKRIKEDEKTSFQRPALKNLDLEKEIFEILKERMPLYEKFSHFRIDTDNLNIESAVKEILEKLSQKRKR